A single genomic interval of Monodelphis domestica isolate mMonDom1 chromosome X, mMonDom1.pri, whole genome shotgun sequence harbors:
- the LOC103099394 gene encoding potassium voltage-gated channel subfamily C member 1-like encodes MEGSGERLVLNVGGVRYETYHSTLRAFPGTRLYQLTEPPMGSPLAREVFFDRSPHLFGYVLGYYRTRQLHCPPDICRAVLEEELAFWGLADAPLAPCCWLKLSGGDGRAEDFHAWEESELGEEQGLLGPIESPNSTRAQGTWKPWLWTLLNQPCSSLAGKCAALLSMLFLLGVLVIFFQETSVQLEYFTSNFRPLEPWDGEKDGLPPPQAPTPGLVYQRAPHLLYLELLCVLWFGAELLARSISCPNKVKFLRSPMTLVDLASLFPVLVELAVGRRAERHPRLCLVLGALRVLYVLKLGRLLGLVEKPLALRVLAHTLRSSWREAGLLLLLWAGEILLFGSLFLYGELLGTGHGQGQSEVHFADILTCFWWTVITLTTVGYGDIYPMSALGQVTAAITAMAGMLTSVLLVPILLVRFQRCYAVALARQKLRPSGTL; translated from the exons ATGGAGGGCTCAGGCGAGAGGCTGGTCCTCAACGTGGGAGGCGTGCGTTATGAGACGTACCACAGCACTCTTCGGGCCTTCCCTGGCACCCGGCTCTATCAGCTGACAGAGCCACCCATGGGTAGCCCCTTGGCTCGAGAGGTCTTCTTCGACCGTAGCCCCCACCTCTTTGGCTACGTACTGGGCTACTACCGAACGCGCCAGCTGCACTGCCCCCCAGACATATGCCGGGCGGTGCTGGAGGAAGAGCTAGCCTTCTGGGGGCTAGCCGATGCCCCCTTGGCCCCCTGCTGCTGGCTGAAGCTCAGTGGTGGTGACGGACGGGCGGAGGACTTCCATGCCTGGGAGGAGAGTGAGCTGGGTGAAGAACAAGGTCTGCTGGGACCCATCGAGAGCCCCAACTCCACCAGGGCCCAGGGGACCTGGAAACCATGGCTGTGGACTCTGCTTAACCAGCCCTGCTCCTCCTTAGCGGGCAAG TGTGCTGCCCTCCTGTCTATGCTCTTCCTCCTGGGTGTCCTGGTCATCTTCTTCCAAGAAACTTCAGTGCAGCTGGAGTACTTTACGTCCAACTTCCGGCCCCTGGAGCCCTGGGATGGTGAGAAGGATGGCCTGCCTCCACCTCAGGCCCCTACCCCAGGCTTGGTGTACCAGCGAGCCCCCCACCTTCTCTACCTGGAACTGCTGTGCGTGCTGTGGTTCGGAGCTGAGCTGCTGGCTCGAAGCATCTCCTGTCCCAACAAGGTCAAGTTTCTGCGCAGCCCGATGACCCTGGTTGACCTGGCATCCCTCTTCCCTGTGCTGGTGGAGCTGGCTGTGGGCCGGCGAGCTGAGCGCCACCCCCGCCTCTGCTTGGTGCTGGGCGCCCTGCGGGTGCTTTACGTGCTTAAGCTGGGCCGCCTCCTGGGACTGGTGGAGAAGCCACTGGCCCTGCGGGTGCTAGCTCACACACTGCGCTCATCCTGGCGTGAGGCGGGCCTCCTTCTCCTACTCTGGGCTGGAGAGATCTTGCTGTttggctctctcttcctctacggGGAGCTGCTGGGCACTGGCCATGGCCAGGGTCAGAGTGAGGTACACTTTGCTGACATCCTCACCTGTTTCTGGTGGACGGTGATCACCCTCACCACCGTGGGCTATGGGGACATCTACCCCATGTCTGCCTTGGGCCAGGTCACAGCCGCCATCACAGCGATGGCAGGCATGCTGACCAGTGTCCTTCTGGTGCCCATCCTCCTGGTCCGCTTTCAGAGATGCTACGCTGTTGCCCTGGCCCGTCAGAAGCTGAGGCCCAGTGGGACCCTGTGA